Proteins encoded by one window of Fischerella sp. PCC 9605:
- a CDS encoding PAS domain S-box protein: MNTQQIKILLVDDKPENLHFLSDILIRKGYKVQRAISGRLAINAALASPPDLILLDILMPEMNGYEVCKQLKAHSKTQDIPIIFLSVVDEVSEKVKAFELGAFDYIIKPLQAEEVIARVENQLTIQKLQKQLKEQNKQLLWEMQERQRIEAAQKSRKRFLEVLREITDKIRSELDSQKIFETAAIQIGQVFGVSRALIRTYVTEPTPRMQVVGEYLAPGITSLMNVEVPVMSNLHAQQVFSQDKAIASNNVYTDPLLQKTKAISQKTGLKSMLAVRTSYKGKPNGAIGLHQCDRYRDWSQEEIELLESIAAQLGIAIAQAQLLEQEKQARLKLDRQNLQLQQEIRDRLSAEAATKESESKYRRLVETSQDMIWSVDLQGLITFVNAAVKQIYGHEPEEMLGRPFTDFISPANVAKDLEAFGGILDGESVFQYETTCIHKDGSQLYLMFNAIAVQDEEGTIVGVTGTATNITARKRAEQAIKESADKLSKHNLVLTELAKNQVLYQGDLKAALSKITEAGAKNIEVARASVWLYDETRTHIHCFDLFDKTHNQHSDGFSLLVADYPAYFQALQQDQPIAATDAYTDPRTREFSQSYLTPLEIAAMLDTPVKLAGVTVGVLCLEHVGAPRNWTPEDQNFARSLSNLVSLVLEARERRRTEAALRQSEAKLASAFRSSPDPIALTTFPEVRYIEVNDSFCKFFGYSRSQVIDRTYKELDIWVNLEECATLFQILHQTKAIRNHEVDFRSASGEIRTTLFSAELIEIDGQQYLLGTARDITERKQAENESRLLLVTTQAISRAVDVDNALALVLRLICTTISWDFGEAWIPSENGSALEYSLGWYGQDSCLEELCRYSQLIRLEKGVGLLGRVWRNKQPEWIEDVSEVAESEFTRSSKGAAALTQQAAQVGLKAGFAVPILAGSEVVAVLAFFKRSPSAVDQRLLYLVSTVAAQLGALIQRKQVEAAHRQSEERLQLALEGSDLGLWDWKIKTGKVYRDWRWKKMLGYEEHEIGDDSQAFRQLVHPEDAEVIKLALEAYLRGESPAYEVEFRMRSKSGEWKWIQSRAQVFERNESKEPLRMTGTHKDITERKTLERELALREARLNAFFSCAPVGMNILDNQLRYVQINEILADIHGLPQQEHIGKTLSQIIPQIAPLVVPFYEQVLQTGKPIMNVEVSGSLPQQSDIVRHFLASYFPIPGDDTSPSGVGTVVLEITDRKQAELALQESQRRYQTLAEASPVGIFHTDSCGNCLYVNQRWSDITGLSTEAGLGNSWTSAIHVDDRDRVFAEWQETIAAKKPFYFEYRFVHPDSKIVWVISQALPEFDDDGELKGYIGTVTDITERKLAEDASRESAEREKAIAQVIQRMRQTLEIETIFTATTEELRQVLNCDRVIVYRFNPDWSGEFVAESVGSGWISLIEQDNNDPNSSESTIQNERCIIQTLNSTDNQVLDTYLQETQGGVYTRGASFLCIPDIYTAGFDPCYINLLEHFQVRAYITVPIFCGNQLWGLLASYQNSAPRQWKKEEINIVVQIGNQLGVALQQAELLAQTQRQSQALQQAVIAADAANHAKSEFLANMSHELRTPLNAILGFTQVMSRDSTLSTEHQQNLRIINRAGEHLLNLINDILEMSKIEAGRTTLNLSSFDLIHLLDNLQEMLHIRAAAKGLELMFEYAPDLPRYVKTDASKLRQVLLNLLGNAIKFTETGSVKLRVLLRDGEMGKGGPPLCGDKGQWGDGGKNSPHHPSTPPPHLCFEVTDTGSGISPEEFKQLFQAFGQTETGRKSQQGTGLGLAISRKYVRLMGGEISVSSTIGVGSTFTFHIQISLASPSEIQTTTTPHRQVIGLAPDEGEYRILVVDDANDSRWPLVKLLTSIGFSIREATNGAEAISVWESWQPHLIFMDMRMPVMDGYEATRQIKARERGRRGERERGGEGEISPTLPLLHSPTLNTIIIALTANAFEEQRQAMMAAGCDDFINKPFREELLLEIVSQYLGVRYLYKEENNQMLKEKQTNTTQILNSTDLLALLSEMPSEWLTQVYHAAAQCSDDMILELLEQIPPEQSLLVEFLADLAKNFQFEKIMELTNTANTNSL; this comes from the coding sequence ATGAATACTCAGCAGATAAAAATTTTGTTAGTTGACGATAAACCCGAAAATTTACATTTTTTATCCGATATCCTCATTCGCAAAGGTTACAAAGTTCAAAGAGCAATTTCCGGACGATTGGCAATTAATGCAGCGCTCGCTTCTCCTCCCGATTTGATTTTGCTGGACATTCTGATGCCAGAAATGAATGGCTATGAAGTTTGCAAGCAACTGAAAGCCCACAGTAAAACTCAGGATATCCCAATAATTTTTCTCAGTGTCGTAGACGAAGTTTCTGAAAAAGTCAAAGCTTTCGAGTTAGGTGCTTTTGACTATATCATCAAGCCACTGCAAGCCGAAGAAGTTATAGCGCGTGTAGAAAATCAGCTCACCATCCAAAAACTACAAAAGCAGCTCAAAGAGCAAAACAAGCAACTGCTTTGGGAGATGCAAGAACGTCAGCGTATTGAAGCAGCGCAAAAATCTCGCAAACGCTTTCTAGAAGTTCTGAGAGAAATAACAGATAAAATCCGTTCCGAGTTAGACAGTCAAAAAATCTTTGAGACAGCTGCTATACAAATAGGTCAGGTTTTTGGTGTCAGTCGCGCCCTTATTCGTACCTACGTCACCGAACCAACTCCTAGAATGCAGGTAGTGGGCGAATACCTCGCTCCTGGCATTACCTCGCTCATGAATGTGGAAGTACCTGTGATGAGTAATCTGCATGCCCAACAGGTATTTTCACAAGATAAAGCGATCGCCTCGAACAATGTCTATACCGATCCGCTGTTGCAGAAAACCAAGGCGATTAGCCAAAAGACTGGTCTGAAGTCCATGCTGGCAGTACGCACATCTTATAAAGGTAAACCAAATGGCGCAATTGGTTTGCATCAGTGCGATCGCTATCGGGACTGGAGTCAAGAAGAAATTGAACTATTAGAGTCCATCGCCGCGCAACTGGGAATAGCGATCGCTCAAGCTCAACTGCTAGAGCAAGAAAAACAAGCCCGTTTGAAATTAGACAGGCAAAATCTCCAACTCCAGCAAGAAATTCGCGATCGCCTCAGCGCCGAAGCAGCTACTAAAGAAAGCGAAAGTAAATATCGCCGCTTGGTTGAGACATCCCAAGACATGATTTGGTCGGTGGATTTGCAAGGGCTGATTACCTTTGTCAACGCCGCCGTCAAACAGATTTACGGTCACGAACCCGAAGAAATGCTCGGGCGTCCCTTCACTGATTTTATATCGCCTGCAAATGTTGCTAAAGACCTAGAAGCCTTCGGAGGTATTCTTGATGGCGAATCTGTCTTTCAGTATGAAACTACCTGCATTCATAAAGATGGTAGCCAGCTTTACCTAATGTTTAATGCGATCGCCGTCCAGGATGAAGAAGGGACAATTGTTGGAGTTACAGGTACAGCTACAAATATTACAGCGCGAAAACGGGCAGAACAAGCAATAAAAGAAAGCGCCGACAAGCTCAGCAAGCATAACCTCGTATTGACGGAACTGGCAAAAAATCAGGTGCTTTATCAAGGCGATTTGAAAGCCGCTTTAAGTAAAATCACGGAAGCAGGAGCCAAGAACATTGAGGTAGCCCGAGCCAGCGTCTGGCTATACGACGAAACACGCACACATATTCACTGCTTCGACCTATTTGACAAGACTCATAATCAGCACAGTGATGGATTTTCTCTGTTAGTGGCAGATTACCCAGCTTATTTTCAAGCTTTGCAGCAAGACCAACCAATTGCAGCCACAGATGCTTACACCGATCCAAGAACGAGAGAATTTTCCCAGTCTTATTTAACTCCATTGGAAATTGCTGCGATGCTCGATACACCTGTGAAGCTTGCAGGTGTAACGGTAGGTGTTTTATGCTTGGAACACGTAGGTGCTCCTCGTAATTGGACACCAGAAGACCAAAATTTTGCTCGTTCCCTCAGCAATTTAGTTTCTTTGGTGCTAGAAGCGCGAGAACGACGCCGAACAGAAGCAGCGCTGCGACAATCCGAAGCCAAGTTAGCCTCAGCTTTTCGCTCATCTCCCGATCCGATCGCCCTCACTACTTTTCCAGAAGTACGCTACATCGAAGTTAACGACAGCTTCTGTAAATTTTTTGGTTATTCTCGTTCTCAAGTAATTGACCGCACCTACAAAGAATTGGATATTTGGGTGAATCTAGAAGAATGCGCTACATTGTTTCAGATTTTGCACCAAACAAAAGCAATTCGCAACCATGAGGTTGATTTTCGTAGTGCGAGTGGGGAAATCAGAACAACACTGTTCAGTGCAGAATTGATCGAGATTGACGGACAACAGTATTTACTCGGTACTGCTCGTGACATAACAGAACGCAAGCAGGCAGAAAATGAAAGTCGCCTGCTGCTGGTGACAACCCAAGCTATCAGTCGCGCTGTAGACGTAGACAATGCCCTAGCCCTTGTTTTGCGCTTAATTTGCACCACTATCAGCTGGGATTTTGGCGAAGCGTGGATACCCAGTGAAAATGGCAGTGCTTTGGAGTATAGCCTTGGTTGGTACGGACAAGATAGTTGTTTAGAAGAACTTTGCCGATATAGCCAATTGATCAGATTGGAAAAAGGTGTGGGACTGCTAGGACGAGTTTGGCGCAATAAACAACCAGAATGGATAGAAGATGTTTCTGAAGTTGCAGAATCTGAATTTACGCGAAGCTCCAAAGGAGCCGCTGCGCTAACGCAACAAGCAGCGCAAGTCGGATTAAAAGCTGGTTTTGCCGTTCCCATTTTGGCTGGCAGTGAAGTAGTGGCAGTGTTGGCATTCTTTAAACGCAGCCCCAGTGCAGTAGATCAGCGCTTGCTATATTTGGTGAGTACTGTTGCGGCTCAATTAGGTGCGCTCATTCAACGCAAACAAGTAGAAGCTGCCCATCGCCAAAGCGAAGAACGTTTGCAACTGGCATTAGAGGGTAGTGATTTAGGATTGTGGGATTGGAAGATCAAAACTGGCAAAGTTTACCGCGATTGGCGCTGGAAGAAAATGCTGGGATATGAAGAACACGAAATAGGAGATGATTCTCAAGCTTTTCGGCAGTTGGTACATCCGGAGGATGCGGAAGTAATCAAGTTAGCATTAGAGGCCTATCTTCGCGGTGAAAGTCCTGCGTATGAAGTAGAATTTCGCATGCGTTCTAAATCTGGTGAATGGAAATGGATACAGTCTCGCGCTCAGGTATTTGAGCGCAATGAATCCAAAGAGCCGCTGCGGATGACAGGTACGCACAAAGACATCACCGAACGCAAAACCTTAGAACGAGAACTAGCTTTGCGGGAAGCTCGCCTCAATGCCTTTTTCTCCTGCGCTCCCGTGGGCATGAATATTTTAGATAACCAACTGCGGTACGTGCAAATCAACGAAATCCTTGCAGATATTCACGGGCTACCCCAACAAGAGCACATTGGCAAAACTCTCTCACAGATAATACCCCAGATTGCACCCTTGGTAGTACCATTCTACGAACAGGTGCTACAGACTGGTAAACCGATTATGAATGTGGAAGTGAGCGGTTCATTACCTCAACAATCAGATATCGTGCGTCACTTTTTAGCTTCTTACTTTCCCATTCCTGGAGATGACACCAGCCCCTCTGGTGTGGGTACAGTTGTGCTAGAAATCACAGATCGCAAGCAAGCTGAATTAGCTTTGCAAGAAAGTCAGCGGCGATATCAAACCCTAGCAGAAGCCTCGCCTGTAGGTATATTTCACACCGACTCCTGTGGCAATTGTCTTTATGTGAATCAGCGTTGGAGCGATATTACCGGACTTTCGACCGAAGCTGGTTTGGGTAACAGTTGGACTAGCGCCATACATGTTGACGATCGCGATCGCGTCTTTGCCGAATGGCAGGAAACAATAGCAGCTAAAAAGCCTTTTTATTTTGAGTATCGCTTTGTACATCCTGACAGCAAAATTGTCTGGGTAATTAGTCAAGCTCTGCCAGAATTTGATGATGACGGCGAATTGAAAGGATACATCGGCACAGTTACAGATATCACCGAACGCAAACTTGCTGAAGATGCCTCGCGGGAGAGCGCAGAGAGGGAAAAAGCCATAGCTCAGGTCATTCAAAGAATGCGCCAGACATTGGAAATAGAAACAATTTTTACCGCTACGACCGAAGAATTGCGGCAAGTACTAAACTGTGATCGCGTAATTGTGTATCGTTTCAATCCTGACTGGAGTGGCGAGTTTGTAGCTGAGTCGGTGGGGAGTGGCTGGATTTCGCTGATCGAACAAGACAATAATGACCCCAATTCTTCAGAAAGCACTATTCAAAACGAACGCTGCATCATCCAAACATTGAATAGTACAGATAACCAAGTACTCGATACTTATCTGCAAGAAACCCAAGGCGGAGTTTACACCCGAGGTGCAAGTTTCCTCTGCATACCAGATATTTACACAGCTGGGTTTGATCCTTGTTACATCAACCTCTTAGAGCACTTTCAAGTCAGAGCTTATATTACTGTTCCCATCTTTTGTGGCAATCAACTTTGGGGACTACTGGCAAGTTATCAAAATTCTGCTCCCCGTCAATGGAAAAAAGAAGAGATTAACATTGTCGTGCAAATAGGTAATCAGTTGGGAGTCGCTTTACAGCAAGCTGAATTACTGGCACAGACTCAAAGACAATCACAAGCACTGCAACAAGCAGTCATCGCCGCTGATGCCGCCAACCATGCCAAAAGCGAATTTCTTGCCAACATGAGTCATGAATTGCGTACCCCACTTAATGCCATTCTTGGCTTCACTCAAGTCATGAGTCGTGACAGTACTCTCTCCACTGAACATCAGCAAAACCTGAGAATTATCAATCGTGCTGGCGAACATCTGCTCAACTTAATCAACGACATTCTGGAAATGTCCAAAATCGAAGCTGGTAGAACCACATTGAATTTATCCAGCTTTGATTTAATTCACCTGTTGGATAACCTCCAAGAAATGCTGCACATCCGTGCTGCTGCCAAAGGCTTAGAACTGATGTTTGAATATGCACCAGATCTTCCCAGATATGTAAAAACCGACGCTAGCAAACTGCGGCAAGTTTTACTCAACCTTTTGGGAAATGCAATTAAATTTACTGAGACTGGTAGCGTGAAGTTGCGCGTTTTGCTGAGAGATGGGGAGATGGGGAAGGGGGGGCCCCCACTTTGTGGGGATAAGGGGCAATGGGGAGATGGGGGGAAAAACTCTCCCCACCACCCCAGCACCCCACCACCCCATCTCTGCTTCGAGGTAACTGACACTGGCTCTGGTATTTCTCCAGAAGAATTTAAACAGCTGTTTCAAGCTTTTGGGCAAACCGAAACAGGCAGAAAATCCCAGCAGGGAACCGGACTAGGTTTGGCCATTAGCCGCAAGTACGTGCGACTGATGGGAGGTGAAATCAGCGTTAGTAGTACTATCGGTGTGGGTAGTACATTTACCTTTCATATTCAAATCAGTCTAGCTTCTCCAAGTGAAATACAGACCACCACTACCCCACACCGCCAAGTAATTGGTTTAGCACCTGATGAAGGCGAATACCGTATTTTGGTAGTTGATGACGCCAATGACAGCCGCTGGCCATTAGTAAAATTACTTACATCTATTGGCTTTTCCATTAGAGAAGCCACAAATGGTGCTGAAGCTATCTCTGTTTGGGAGTCTTGGCAGCCACACCTCATCTTCATGGATATGCGAATGCCTGTGATGGATGGTTATGAAGCCACCAGGCAGATTAAAGCAAGAGAGAGAGGAAGACGGGGAGAAAGGGAGAGGGGGGGAGAGGGAGAAATATCCCCCACTCTCCCACTCCTCCACTCTCCCACTCTTAATACCATCATCATCGCTCTCACTGCTAACGCCTTTGAGGAACAACGACAGGCAATGATGGCAGCGGGTTGTGATGATTTTATTAACAAACCTTTCCGTGAAGAACTATTACTAGAAATAGTCAGCCAATATCTGGGAGTAAGATATCTTTACAAAGAAGAAAATAATCAGATGTTAAAAGAAAAGCAAACAAACACAACACAAATATTAAATTCAACTGATTTACTTGCTTTATTGTCTGAAATGCCGTCTGAATGGTTGACACAAGTGTACCATGCAGCTGCTCAATGCAGTGATGACATGATTTTAGAATTACTTGAGCAAATTCCTCCCGAACAATCTCTGTTAGTAGAATTTCTCGCCGATTTAGCGAAGAACTTTCAATTTGAAAAAATTATGGAATTGACCAACACTGCTAATACCAATTCCCTTTAA
- a CDS encoding response regulator, whose protein sequence is MDSNSQQVSKGNILIVDDSLEHLKAIAATLSHYGYTVWSLTQGSMVLAAAKLALPDLILLDIKMPEVDGYEVCQQLKADEVTFHIPIIFLSASHDVFDKVKAFKTGGVDYITKPFQAEEVLARVENQLIIQRLNKQLKQQNQQLQKEIAERYKAEAAAAAASQAKTNFIANMSHELRTPLNAILGLTQLISRDFDLSEDVQENLRIIYRSGEHLLALINDILELSKIEAGVIWLEESSFDFYYLLDSIEEMFQVKAVQEKNKLIFNIAPNTPQYIKTDKKKLRCCLINLIDNAIKFTKNGTVILRVSIEDEKINSSYLLFEVEDTGCGIARDEIEKLFDAFVQAEVGKKSTEGTGLGLTITRKFVQMMGGNITVESSLGQGSIFKFKIKITVVDASEAIAKQQQRVIGLQPGQPVYRILVVDDTIETTKSLMKLLERTGFVVRTAENSQEAIAVWESWQPHLIWINTHIPVMEAAIKEIRKRERQGDREMERWGDGGNVSPHHPNPTGSRPEGVYTPSLHTIIIALTTTISIERQREILTAGCNDLVSKPFSEEVILAKMAEYLEVSYIYEQLPIISNSASKRYADSFLLQELALMPLDWVRDLYQASNEVNEELIYELLEDIPKNQASLLAGLKSLINDFRFDIIVHLTAQIINK, encoded by the coding sequence ATGGATAGTAATTCACAGCAGGTAAGCAAAGGCAACATCTTAATAGTTGATGACTCTCTGGAACATCTAAAAGCTATAGCTGCTACACTGTCTCACTATGGATATACAGTCTGGAGTTTGACTCAAGGCTCAATGGTTTTGGCAGCTGCAAAATTGGCTTTACCAGATCTAATTTTGCTTGATATCAAAATGCCAGAAGTAGATGGCTATGAAGTTTGTCAACAACTGAAAGCTGATGAAGTTACTTTCCATATCCCAATCATTTTTCTGAGTGCTTCTCATGATGTTTTTGATAAAGTGAAAGCTTTCAAAACCGGTGGTGTAGACTACATCACCAAACCATTTCAAGCAGAAGAAGTTTTGGCAAGGGTAGAAAATCAACTTATCATCCAAAGACTAAATAAACAGCTGAAACAGCAGAATCAACAACTACAAAAGGAAATTGCAGAAAGATACAAAGCAGAAGCAGCGGCGGCAGCAGCATCTCAAGCAAAGACTAACTTCATAGCAAATATGAGCCATGAATTGCGAACACCCTTAAATGCTATTCTTGGTTTGACACAACTCATCAGCCGCGACTTCGATTTAAGCGAGGATGTACAGGAAAATCTCAGAATTATTTATCGTAGCGGTGAGCATTTACTAGCATTAATTAATGATATTTTAGAACTCTCCAAAATTGAGGCAGGTGTAATTTGGCTTGAGGAAAGTAGCTTTGACTTTTATTACCTACTTGACAGTATTGAAGAGATGTTTCAAGTCAAAGCAGTACAGGAGAAAAATAAACTGATATTTAATATTGCGCCAAATACTCCTCAATATATAAAAACTGATAAAAAAAAGTTACGTTGCTGTTTAATTAATCTCATTGATAATGCCATTAAATTCACTAAAAATGGAACTGTAATATTGCGAGTGAGTATAGAAGATGAGAAAATAAATTCATCCTATCTTTTATTTGAGGTAGAAGATACTGGTTGCGGGATCGCACGTGATGAAATTGAAAAATTATTTGATGCTTTTGTACAAGCAGAAGTGGGGAAAAAATCTACGGAAGGAACTGGTTTAGGTTTGACAATTACCCGTAAGTTTGTACAAATGATGGGAGGAAATATTACCGTAGAGAGTAGTTTAGGTCAAGGGTCAATTTTTAAGTTTAAAATCAAAATCACAGTCGTAGATGCTTCAGAAGCGATCGCAAAACAGCAGCAGCGAGTGATTGGTTTGCAGCCTGGTCAACCAGTATATCGAATTCTTGTAGTTGATGACACTATAGAAACCACTAAATCGCTTATGAAATTGCTAGAAAGAACTGGTTTTGTAGTGCGTACGGCTGAAAATTCTCAAGAGGCGATCGCTGTTTGGGAAAGTTGGCAACCACATTTAATCTGGATAAACACCCATATACCAGTTATGGAGGCTGCAATCAAAGAGATTAGGAAGAGGGAGAGACAGGGAGATAGGGAGATGGAAAGGTGGGGTGATGGGGGGAACGTTTCTCCTCATCACCCCAACCCTACGGGAAGTCGCCCGGAGGGCGTCTACACCCCATCGCTCCATACCATTATCATCGCCCTCACTACAACCATCTCTATTGAGAGGCAAAGAGAAATTTTAACTGCTGGTTGTAATGATCTTGTATCCAAGCCTTTTTCTGAAGAAGTAATCTTGGCAAAAATGGCAGAGTATTTAGAGGTGAGTTATATTTATGAACAATTGCCTATTATAAGTAATAGTGCCAGTAAACGTTATGCAGATTCATTTTTACTTCAAGAATTAGCTCTAATGCCTTTAGATTGGGTGAGAGATTTATATCAAGCCTCCAATGAAGTCAATGAAGAATTAATTTATGAACTTCTTGAAGACATACCAAAAAATCAGGCAAGTTTACTTGCAGGTTTAAAATCTTTAATTAATGATTTTCGTTTTGATATTATAGTTCATCTAACAGCACAAATTATCAATAAATAA
- a CDS encoding SRPBCC family protein yields MSASYISDLFTAGSQMAWTQDKQQRIIQGEILTETRSHTAWGGAVTAWMYLPMVRSQVFSQLTDYPRWVQYFPDVSKSEVLYRRGEIKRLYQVAQKAFLFFSAHVEIYLNVVEELGQKIQFRLEKGTFNDFSADLYLQDCDNGTLLSYTVQATPSIPIPSLFIQQAMNFELPANMRKMRQVICTSQ; encoded by the coding sequence ATGTCTGCATCTTATATTTCAGACTTATTTACCGCAGGTTCGCAAATGGCTTGGACTCAAGACAAGCAACAGAGAATAATACAGGGTGAAATCTTAACAGAAACGCGATCGCATACAGCTTGGGGTGGTGCTGTCACTGCTTGGATGTATTTGCCAATGGTGCGATCGCAAGTCTTTTCGCAACTCACAGATTACCCTCGGTGGGTGCAATATTTTCCCGATGTTAGCAAAAGCGAAGTATTGTACAGACGAGGCGAAATCAAGCGTTTGTATCAAGTGGCACAAAAAGCTTTCTTATTTTTTAGTGCCCATGTAGAAATTTATCTAAATGTAGTAGAAGAATTGGGACAGAAAATCCAGTTTCGCTTGGAAAAAGGTACTTTTAACGATTTTAGTGCGGATTTATACCTACAAGACTGTGATAATGGCACTTTGCTAAGTTATACCGTACAAGCTACCCCTAGCATTCCCATACCGTCACTTTTTATTCAACAAGCCATGAATTTTGAATTGCCTGCAAATATGCGTAAAATGCGACAAGTTATTTGTACTAGTCAGTAA
- a CDS encoding DUF924 family protein: protein MSQAQEILDFWFGKPDQADYGKPRDFWFTKKPEFDEQVRTRFLKDYQKAAEGYLEDWIEFPDTCLALILLLDQFPRNMFRGTPEAFATDWEALSTAHHAIAKGYDRKLLPVQRWFIYLPFEHSENLEDQRRAVKLFQQLSDDPDSASCIDYAIRHMEVIERFGRFPHRNAILGRTSTSEEKEFLKQSGSRF, encoded by the coding sequence ATGTCACAGGCACAAGAAATATTAGACTTTTGGTTTGGCAAACCCGATCAAGCCGATTACGGCAAACCAAGGGATTTTTGGTTTACCAAGAAACCAGAGTTTGATGAACAAGTGCGAACCAGGTTTTTAAAAGATTACCAAAAGGCAGCAGAGGGTTACTTAGAGGACTGGATAGAATTTCCCGATACCTGTTTGGCACTTATTTTACTGCTGGATCAGTTCCCCCGAAATATGTTTCGCGGTACTCCAGAAGCCTTTGCAACTGACTGGGAAGCACTCTCAACAGCTCATCACGCTATTGCAAAAGGCTACGATCGGAAATTGCTGCCCGTACAACGCTGGTTTATTTATTTGCCCTTTGAACACAGTGAAAACCTGGAAGATCAGCGTCGGGCAGTAAAGTTATTTCAGCAACTCAGTGATGACCCTGATAGTGCCAGCTGCATTGACTATGCCATTCGTCACATGGAAGTGATTGAACGCTTTGGGCGTTTTCCCCATCGGAATGCGATTTTAGGAAGAACCTCAACTTCAGAGGAGAAGGAGTTTTTGAAGCAGTCTGGGTCACGGTTTTAG
- a CDS encoding protein kinase domain-containing protein has protein sequence MIGQLLAGHYKVLEVLGEGGFGQTYIVEDIHLPKKPKCVLKHLKTNSADPESLETARRLFQKEAETLQQLGNHDQIPRLLAYFEENQQFYLVQEFIEGHPLSRELILGQRWTESQTIEMLMEVLSILEFVHSQGVIHRDIKPDNLIRRACDNQLVLIDFGAIKQLRSQTAIGPGRQNITIIVGTRGYMPSEQIRRLPRPSSDIYALGMMGIQALTGVYPHTLQDEPDTGEILWQDLTSVSPELADVLTKMTRYHFKDRYQTATEALQALRELANSNVSKTVKTEVKPEITTTNLHQLTLEWVEDGQVKYRTILENQESKNPGKIRIGRDPQECDIVLLDPTISGLHAEIFFHSQKQRFYLRNLRQQNPPIVDGQLLLAGEIPLAVGSSLRLGKQDFKVKEITCKQYPNGYTPIEYARRFAITLASPQPVLKTIRISQIKKSEEVAKPVLPQNPTSVSASPKQVKPPIPKIGTAVLISAIAGVIVLNTGKLGKGNSQQNLVLQQPQLCRLVSPSGGKLLANLRPEPQTEVGAMKQLNLGEKVLFIQARGDFVQVKLSDGTQGWVFGDEIQPCEKTARTYRGSSSLLSY, from the coding sequence ATGATTGGTCAGTTACTTGCAGGACACTATAAAGTCCTTGAAGTATTGGGTGAGGGGGGTTTTGGTCAAACTTATATTGTTGAGGACATACATCTCCCTAAAAAACCTAAATGTGTCCTCAAACATCTCAAAACTAACAGTGCAGATCCAGAATCTTTAGAAACTGCCAGAAGGCTATTTCAAAAGGAAGCAGAAACTCTGCAACAGTTGGGTAATCACGACCAAATACCAAGACTGTTAGCTTACTTTGAAGAAAATCAACAGTTTTACTTAGTACAAGAATTTATTGAGGGGCATCCCCTTAGTAGAGAACTAATTTTGGGGCAAAGATGGACTGAAAGCCAGACGATTGAGATGCTCATGGAAGTATTGAGCATTTTGGAATTTGTCCACAGCCAAGGAGTAATCCATCGTGATATCAAACCTGACAATCTAATTAGACGTGCTTGTGACAATCAATTAGTTTTGATTGATTTTGGGGCCATCAAACAGCTACGAAGCCAAACAGCTATTGGCCCAGGACGGCAAAATATCACAATTATTGTTGGTACTCGCGGTTACATGCCCTCTGAACAGATTAGACGTTTACCACGTCCTAGTAGTGATATTTATGCTTTAGGGATGATGGGTATTCAGGCACTAACAGGGGTGTATCCGCACACACTACAAGATGAGCCGGATACAGGCGAAATACTTTGGCAAGATCTCACTTCTGTAAGTCCAGAGTTAGCTGATGTCCTCACCAAGATGACGCGCTACCATTTCAAAGACCGCTACCAGACAGCAACTGAAGCATTGCAAGCGCTTCGAGAATTGGCAAATTCTAATGTTAGTAAGACTGTCAAAACTGAGGTCAAACCAGAAATTACTACTACGAACTTACATCAACTAACTCTAGAATGGGTAGAAGATGGGCAAGTAAAATATCGTACAATTCTGGAGAATCAAGAGAGCAAAAACCCAGGGAAAATTCGCATCGGTCGTGACCCTCAAGAGTGCGATATTGTTTTACTAGATCCGACAATATCTGGGCTGCACGCAGAAATCTTTTTTCATTCTCAAAAGCAGAGGTTTTATTTGCGGAATCTTCGCCAGCAAAATCCTCCTATCGTTGATGGACAATTACTTTTGGCTGGTGAAATACCTCTTGCTGTTGGCAGCAGTTTGCGCTTAGGTAAACAGGATTTTAAGGTTAAAGAGATTACGTGCAAGCAGTATCCTAATGGCTACACTCCGATAGAGTACGCTAGACGTTTTGCTATTACACTAGCATCGCCACAACCTGTGCTCAAGACGATACGAATATCGCAAATTAAAAAGTCAGAAGAAGTTGCTAAGCCCGTACTACCACAGAATCCTACCAGTGTTTCGGCTTCACCCAAGCAAGTGAAACCACCAATACCAAAGATAGGTACGGCAGTTTTGATCAGCGCGATCGCCGGTGTAATTGTTTTGAATACTGGTAAGTTAGGTAAAGGTAATTCACAACAAAATCTTGTATTACAACAACCGCAACTGTGTCGTCTTGTTTCTCCCTCTGGCGGGAAATTATTGGCAAATTTACGCCCTGAACCACAAACAGAAGTTGGCGCAATGAAACAATTGAATCTTGGCGAGAAGGTTTTATTTATTCAAGCGCGAGGAGATTTTGTACAAGTCAAACTTTCTGATGGTACACAAGGTTGGGTGTTTGGAGATGAGATCCAGCCTTGTGAAAAAACAGCACGTACTTATCGTGGCTCCTCAAGTTTACTGTCTTATTAA